From a region of the Nothobranchius furzeri strain GRZ-AD chromosome 12, NfurGRZ-RIMD1, whole genome shotgun sequence genome:
- the LOC139062125 gene encoding spectrin alpha chain, non-erythrocytic 1-like isoform X1 has product MSDLSAYGSSIQALKEQAQSCRDLKANESRLRDINKVASELESEGLMAEEAPMVQAQQQEHLGSAPGKVRVVLRLHQNQTWCLCYHSFVCLQDEADSNTASPWKTVRLGVQTTANFNSIKVRGSSSLPV; this is encoded by the exons atgtcggacctgtcggcttacggcagcagcatccaggccctgaaggagcaggcccagtcctgcagg gacctgaaggccaatgagtcccgcctgagggacatcaacaaggtggcatctgaactggagtcagaaggtctgatggctgaggaggctcctatggttcaggctcag caacaagaacatctgggttctgctcctggaaaggtgcgtgttgtcctccgcctccaccagaaccagacgtggtgtttatgttaccactcatttgtttgtttacaggatgaagccgactctaacacggcgtcaccctggaag accgtacggttgggcgttcagacgacggctaactttaattccatcaaggtaagaggaagctcttcccttcctgtctga
- the LOC139062125 gene encoding spectrin alpha chain, non-erythrocytic 1-like isoform X2 produces MSDLSAYGSSIQALKEQAQSCRDLKANESRLRDINKVASELESEGLMAEEAPMVQAQQQEHLGSAPGKDEADSNTASPWKTVRLGVQTTANFNSIKVRGSSSLPV; encoded by the exons atgtcggacctgtcggcttacggcagcagcatccaggccctgaaggagcaggcccagtcctgcagg gacctgaaggccaatgagtcccgcctgagggacatcaacaaggtggcatctgaactggagtcagaaggtctgatggctgaggaggctcctatggttcaggctcag caacaagaacatctgggttctgctcctggaaag gatgaagccgactctaacacggcgtcaccctggaag accgtacggttgggcgttcagacgacggctaactttaattccatcaaggtaagaggaagctcttcccttcctgtctga